Within the Fischerella sp. PCC 9605 genome, the region TGAAAGAACCCAGCATGAAAGATCACAAACGACTTCTACTCATTGATGATGACCCTAACCTCATCTTGCTGGTGAAGGACTACTTAGAATTCCGGGGATACGAAGTCATCACCGCCGAAAATGGTCGAGAAGCTCTGGAAATTTTGGAGCAGGATGTACCAGATATGATCATCTGCGATGTGATGATGCCGGAAATGGACGGATATACATTTGTGGAACAAGTCCGGCAAAACGAACGCACCAGCTGGATTCCCGTTCTGTTTCTCTCGGCCAAGGGACAAAGCGCAGACCGAGTGAAAGGACTAAATAAAGGTGCTGATGTATACATGGTCAAGCCCTTTGAACCAGAAGAATTGGTGGCGCAGGTAGAATCTTCTCTCAAGCAAACCATTCGCTGGAAAGAACACCAAGCCAAAGGAGGAGATAACGGTTCCCGCATTCAAGTTCCTTTCGACGTGCAGTTAACCCCAACAGAACTGAAAGTTGTACAGTTTGTGGCTAGGGGCTTAGCTAACCGCGAAATAGCTGAAGAATTGAATGTTAGTCAGCGTACGGTTGAAAGCCATGTATCTAATATGTTGGGTAAAACCAATCTTCACAACCGTACAGAACTAGCACGATGGGCGATCGAAAATCAAATGGCATAGACTAAAATACTGAGCCATGAGTGTTGAGTTATGAGTTAGTTAGTCTCCATTCCAAACTCATAACTCGAAAC harbors:
- a CDS encoding response regulator transcription factor; the encoded protein is MDLSATSATAMKEPSMKDHKRLLLIDDDPNLILLVKDYLEFRGYEVITAENGREALEILEQDVPDMIICDVMMPEMDGYTFVEQVRQNERTSWIPVLFLSAKGQSADRVKGLNKGADVYMVKPFEPEELVAQVESSLKQTIRWKEHQAKGGDNGSRIQVPFDVQLTPTELKVVQFVARGLANREIAEELNVSQRTVESHVSNMLGKTNLHNRTELARWAIENQMA